The DNA region CATGGACGCACAATACAATAGAAACGCGCCGACTGCGAGGCCGGCGCGTTTTCGAACGGATTGCCCACCAGATCAGCAAGTCCGGAAACACCCCATGCGCGCGCCCTTGCGATAGGACGCGGCCGGACGCTTGCCGGACAGCTCGCACAGCCGTCAACCACAGGAGCTCTTGGCCTTCGAGTCGTGCTTCTGCATGCCCGAGGAGTCCATGGTGGCGTTGTCGCCCTTGGTGGATTCGGTCTTGTTGGCATTGCAGCTGCTGCAGCTGCTGGCCGCCTGGGCCAGGGTCAGGCTGGAGCCCGTCAGCAACCCGGCAATGCACAATCCGGCCAGCGCTTTTTTCACATCATTCTTGTCCACGACTGATTCCTCCGAATGTTGTGTGCGTTCCTGGCTGCTCCCCCAGACGCCAATCCCGTCGGCGGTCGTTTCCATGCCGGCATGTCTCCGCCGGCTCATGATTCTCCGCCCGCCTTTGCCACTGCCGCCGGAACGCCCGGTTGGCTCTGCGCCCCACCCTGTAAATGGATCGCATCGGCATAGTGTATAGCGGGCCTTCCAAAAGCACACTGTAGATTTTTCGGGCAAAAGGACTCCCCGCCAAACAGAAACGCGCCGAAGGAGCCTCCCCCGGCGCGTCTCGATCGAAGCGGCGCACACGGCGCCGCGAATACTCTAGCCTCAGCTGCTCGTGGCAGGCTTCTTCTGGCCTGCGGAATCCTGGGGCTGTCCAGTCGAGTTGGTGGCGTTGGTGTCGCCCTGATCAGAGGTGCCGACCGCACCTCCGCTGCTGCCTCAACCGCTGGCTGCGCCGGCTGTCTTTGCCAGAGCCACACCGGAGCCCGCGAGCAGGCCCACGATGCACAGCCCGGCAAGGGTCTTCTTCAAGTCGTTTCTGTCCACGTTGTACTCCTTTTTGCTGCGGTCCTTCGATCATGCATTTTAAAACTCTATCCTTTGATAGCATATGTATTGTATTTATCAATTGCAGGACTGTGACATGGCAACTTTTCGCCGAAGAATACCCAAAAAAAGCGCCTGCCCCGGTTCTCGGGACAGGCGCTTCGGCATTTGTGTATTGCCGCAGAATCAGGAGGCGGCGCGGACAGCGTCGAGCACGGCCTTGTAGTCCGGCTCGTCGGTCATCTCCTTGACGATGGACTCGAAGCAGACCTCGCCCTTGGTGTTGATAACGAACACGGCGCGGGCCAGCAGGCGCAGCTCCTTGATCAGCACGCCGTAGGCATTGCCAAAGGAAGCGTCGCGGTGATCGGAGATCATGGTCACCTCTCTGGCCTTGTATTCCTCGGCCCAGCGCGCCTGGGCAAAGGGCAGGTCCATGGAGATAACCACCAGCTCCACATCGTCGCCCAGATTCTTGGCCTCGTCGTTGAAGCGCTTGGTCTCGATGGAGCAGACAGAGGTATCCAGCGAGGGCACGCTGGCAATGATGAGCTTCTTGCCGGCATAGTCGGCAAGGGTGACCGGAGAGAGATCGGGCTTCAGCGCGGTGAAGTCCGGAGCCTTCTGGTTGAGGCTCACTGCATTGCCTACAAGAGTCAGGGGGTTGCCCTGGAAGGTCACGAGACCTGTACGTTCGGACATGGGAATCCTCCATGGCGCACGCGGCGCCGTTTTAACAATGGTTGGTCAGTAAAAAAGCGGATGCGCCGCCGGGGCGACTCCACAATGCTGGGAACGTACCATGAAAATCCCCGGTGCGCATCGTCTTGTTCGAACTTTTCTGCTCCGTCACGCGCGTTCCGGCGGCGCCATGAACTCCGGGCCCACCGGATCGGTGATGGTCTCGTCCAGAATGCGGTCCACCTCGGCCATGGTCTGCGTGTCGATGCTCCAGCCGAGTATGTCCGGAATGGGGTCCATCTGGTCCGGCCGGCGGCCGCCCCACAGGGCCACGCCGCCCGTCCTGTCCAGAACCCAGCGCACGGCAAATGGCAGGATGTCCTTGCCGCAGCGCTCCCTGGCCAGCGTCTTCAGCTTGTCCACGGCGGCGAGGTACTGGGCGTAGCGCGGCTCCTGGAACTTGGGGTCGGCCTTGCGCAGGTCGTCGCCCTGGAACTCCCGGTCCTTGCGCATCTTGCCGGAGAGCAGGCCGCGGCACAGCGCACCATAGGTAACCAGGACAATGCCCTTGTCCTTGCAGTACGGCAGAATATCCTCGTCGATGGCCCGCTCGAACAGGTTGTACGGCGGCTGGCACGCCTGGAGGGAGCAGGCTGCGCCAAAGGCGTCCATCTGCGACGGCGAGTAGTTGGAGACCGCCACGGCGCGTATCTTGCCCTGCTCCTTGAGCTTGCACATGGTCGCGGCCGTGTCCTCGAACGGCGTCTTGGTGTCCGGCCAGTGGATGAAGTAGACGTCGATGACGTCCACGCCAAGACGGCGTAGCGAGTCCTCCACCTCCTTCTGGATGCGCTCCGGAGTGGAGTTGCGGAAGACCTTGCCCTCCCCGGTCCAATCCAGGGCCACCTTGGTGGAAATGCGTATCTTGTCCTTGTCCGGATACTGCTTGATGGCCTTGCCCACGATCTCCTCGGATCGGCCGAAGCCATAGACCGGCGCGGTATCCAGAGTGGTGACGCCCTTGTCCAGGGCGGCATGAATGGTCTTTATGGACTCCTGCTCGTCACTGCCGCCCCACATCCAGCCGCCGATGGCCCAGGTGCCCAGGGCGATGCGCGAAAGCTCGACATCCGTACCTGGCAAGGTAACGAATTCCATATTGTTTTTCCTCCTTGCGTTTGTTTCGAAAAATAACGCGAATCGTACAGACTCTACTCCGATTCCCGCGTCGTGCAAGGGGAGGGTTCGTGTAGAAGGGCTGGTTCGCACGCCGGAGCGCGTGACCAGAGGCCGAACGCTGCGAGCAGATCACAACGCCGGATACGGTGTATGGAGGAACGACATCAGCGGCCGGCGACTGTTGTCCAGCTCCGGATGGTCTCGTAGTGGTTATCGTGGTTGCGGATGGTCCACCAGATGGGCTCCTGATTACGGATCTGGAACCCGTCGCCGGCGAGCAGCCGTTCCAGATTGTCCCGGGCCCGGCCGGCGAACTCGC from Oceanidesulfovibrio marinus includes:
- the sbtA gene encoding SbtA family thio(seleno)oxazole RiPP natural product precursor, translating into MDRNDLKKTLAGLCIVGLLAGSGVALAKTAGAASGUGSSGGAVGTSDQGDTNATNSTGQPQDSAGQKKPATSS
- the tpx gene encoding thiol peroxidase; the encoded protein is MSERTGLVTFQGNPLTLVGNAVSLNQKAPDFTALKPDLSPVTLADYAGKKLIIASVPSLDTSVCSIETKRFNDEAKNLGDDVELVVISMDLPFAQARWAEEYKAREVTMISDHRDASFGNAYGVLIKELRLLARAVFVINTKGEVCFESIVKEMTDEPDYKAVLDAVRAAS
- a CDS encoding aldo/keto reductase, producing the protein MEFVTLPGTDVELSRIALGTWAIGGWMWGGSDEQESIKTIHAALDKGVTTLDTAPVYGFGRSEEIVGKAIKQYPDKDKIRISTKVALDWTGEGKVFRNSTPERIQKEVEDSLRRLGVDVIDVYFIHWPDTKTPFEDTAATMCKLKEQGKIRAVAVSNYSPSQMDAFGAACSLQACQPPYNLFERAIDEDILPYCKDKGIVLVTYGALCRGLLSGKMRKDREFQGDDLRKADPKFQEPRYAQYLAAVDKLKTLARERCGKDILPFAVRWVLDRTGGVALWGGRRPDQMDPIPDILGWSIDTQTMAEVDRILDETITDPVGPEFMAPPERA